One window of Tepidanaerobacter acetatoxydans Re1 genomic DNA carries:
- a CDS encoding IPT/TIG domain-containing protein: MARPKKIVSAMLAVIMLLSFIPCEIKSVYGYDKDSFAVTEIVIGKEHDSSRLTTGMSISIKGRELEGAPVFIEYGSKFEQLKSPKINTYGLLYFEFTKPEDWEKLKNIKSIIVGTATIPIGDKGAMPTITDVTPKVNKDSGTLYIKGTNFDLITGTAEITVKYGTGVLFNPIPNSCFGTNPAEITEFQEGELGLQDIEITREFHTEEPVYFNEQYDKVSVKVTINHTYNGQFRLVEDLNISDDIEMFPNRGAKGGKVYFKASQLRQYDVYFLKATDGTDPYTTANKGKNPSPLQQTEDGKYVFTVEVPDITPGEYWVVLTNQVPDYKDPMQAVSGEYIYAKEKFTVIQGSKSAKIDTIQPNKGPDTGSIATITGRYLGSLNIDDLQIDDNCPADITILSDGVMKITYKNNDNTHIGKYRDSNVALVEKTIKVIVGPQADVIEDGSSFSPDIDKLVIKINPDTDESNPIKDVVVETATKIVTVTENNKKEYTFTERAELPKGYTFISSRIKPEVQSIVPDEIHVVKKSDDTYIIPQDLMIGIYGKNFTVYKYVHNEETRASYPIISLGDVIINKNDKDVELYVMDDSGNIMDGSPGQETGNKILAVIPKGTPVSKEYVDTNVSVVVTNPVRNSQIPGLSSEDSVMVKFTLAKDDKTPVIESVTPDVVTVDGGETVTIKGSNFLQDVKVFIDGKEVSGIKREGDGKTITFKAPPGREGATQLQVMNPGGGIAVKEFNYVKTYTDPKITDFSPKIGNTGTLVLVNGDNFLPPDPTSTGATTSEIYKLIGTRILLQNRDINEYNTDPETKHIKLQYYASPENNEILSIGETADGRKYLQMADYWHSVVFVDSSGKFYTLRQDVRGNAILSDGVSNTYYLNLKYVKDDNNGDGEYKIFASKEGGSDYPVTIGAEAINSKDATCLTIGESPQVRLYMQTLYKVDNNGIIVGNNVKVIDKNTILFKVPVLTLGDGYYDLTVLNPDTKRDSRTGAQGFYYYTHPQSTPKITNIVPDKGSADGGYTIDIIGEDFKDDGTSKTKVFINGVEVKKEDTVVSVDGKTITVKVPPFTGDLSKEKETDRITVPVVVLNPDGASAGKEDGFTYMVPTSHPQITRIVPTQGSAAGKEIVEIIGRDFRYFEPYSDDNRNQIKDENEIYQDLNGNGKWDDFSNKTIEELKQECKNNNIDFNTTVIPVLPKVYFGNKAAEIIEFADGYLKVKTPADTAGSVDVYVVNNDSGISNKVKYTYTSTKPAITRIVPAEGKKHGGDRVEVFGSGFAESETRIVGADGTIKTTPMVQIRFGNITNRDIPREEENSGRIDNQRTTVNLPGGLKVEYANGNIHLTILEGGREYVTLNPIPFDGSPLFISTRLLKAEGENSYPYNELIRLEIIDRRLFVERGYAPAVEFLNSGQLVVTTPGYYTIGEVDVTLINPDGGTAQGKFTYKHPDSSPYITNITKEGKSPEEENINGKDIKVLYLTYKGGNIVSVIGGDFRENAKIQISNVATIEPKDITYMLPTKLTFTMPQVPEDAVGKLHRVVVINEDGASASSDEASPKPIYIMFVKGETAPAVAKVTPDKGPASGGTSVKIEGKDFREGLKVYFGETPVPEDKIQVIDYKTILVVTPPHAPGTVDVKVENPDGELSNPHGKFTYLSSPKISAVVDPDDPTETSRITKISVEGGQKIKLKGNSFIPGARVVFAPTLKRIDDEEDITGIIVYIDGLPYQLQGGIDGTDVIVEDSQTITVVTPPAKLDSRGVMVINPDGGASDIYDQLVYGLPELTAPMNVVAELIYDRYIKISWSAVEGAQGYEIYAVVDDNEIDFIGTTELTSFIYSDLEPNTRYRFVVKALGDFGSSPPSAESNTVKTGRRVGPPDEDGGLTDETKKEKIGDTVRVTVGTEDYKKNVTVDLTDTNFTGAKTVVVTIPAQVVSKSNAGDITITGKDFTVKLNPKVFYTSKVQQYKDRSDAGVRFEVSAGSDSPESGMRTALSAQYVLEAGFYLGSDVSYIDQLNGAIEFGMDYDKTKADLRKITNIALYRYDEAKGDWVNVYEKYSGYDTVIKTVIYQLGKYGIFGTRR, translated from the coding sequence ATGGCAAGACCAAAGAAGATAGTATCTGCTATGCTGGCAGTAATAATGCTACTTTCATTCATACCTTGTGAGATTAAATCAGTATATGGATATGACAAGGATTCCTTTGCTGTAACTGAAATAGTCATAGGAAAAGAACATGACAGCAGCAGACTTACGACAGGCATGTCTATTTCTATTAAAGGACGTGAGCTGGAAGGGGCTCCTGTCTTTATAGAATACGGCTCAAAATTTGAGCAGCTCAAAAGTCCTAAAATCAATACATATGGATTACTTTATTTTGAATTTACTAAACCTGAGGATTGGGAAAAGCTAAAAAACATCAAGTCTATCATTGTTGGAACTGCCACTATTCCTATTGGTGATAAAGGTGCAATGCCTACCATTACTGATGTGACCCCAAAAGTAAATAAAGATAGTGGAACCTTATATATAAAAGGGACGAATTTTGATTTAATTACAGGAACTGCTGAGATAACGGTTAAGTATGGCACTGGCGTCCTCTTTAATCCCATTCCAAATAGTTGTTTTGGAACAAATCCCGCCGAGATAACCGAATTCCAGGAAGGAGAATTAGGTCTTCAGGATATAGAAATCACAAGGGAATTTCATACTGAAGAACCGGTATATTTCAATGAACAATATGACAAGGTGTCTGTTAAAGTTACCATAAACCACACCTATAACGGTCAATTTCGGCTTGTAGAGGATTTGAATATATCTGATGACATCGAAATGTTTCCAAATAGAGGCGCAAAAGGCGGAAAAGTATACTTTAAGGCAAGCCAGCTGCGCCAGTATGATGTGTACTTTTTAAAAGCCACTGACGGTACAGATCCGTACACAACTGCAAATAAAGGCAAAAATCCAAGCCCTCTGCAGCAAACTGAAGACGGTAAGTATGTTTTTACTGTAGAAGTTCCCGACATAACACCGGGTGAGTACTGGGTAGTCCTTACAAACCAAGTACCGGATTACAAAGATCCCATGCAGGCTGTTTCGGGGGAATATATCTATGCAAAAGAAAAATTTACCGTAATACAAGGCTCAAAAAGTGCAAAGATTGATACAATCCAGCCGAACAAAGGACCAGACACAGGCTCTATAGCTACTATAACTGGAAGATACCTGGGAAGCCTTAATATAGATGATCTGCAAATTGATGACAACTGCCCGGCAGATATAACCATTTTATCAGATGGTGTTATGAAAATAACATATAAAAATAATGATAACACCCATATTGGTAAGTACCGAGATTCTAATGTAGCCTTAGTTGAAAAAACAATAAAAGTAATAGTGGGTCCCCAGGCAGATGTGATTGAAGACGGCTCCTCCTTCTCCCCTGACATAGATAAGCTAGTTATAAAAATTAACCCGGATACAGATGAGAGCAATCCCATAAAAGATGTAGTAGTGGAAACTGCTACCAAGATTGTTACCGTTACTGAAAATAATAAAAAAGAATACACATTTACCGAAAGGGCGGAACTGCCAAAAGGATATACCTTTATATCCAGTAGAATAAAACCTGAGGTTCAAAGTATTGTTCCGGATGAAATTCATGTGGTAAAAAAAAGTGATGATACATACATAATCCCTCAGGACTTAATGATAGGTATATATGGCAAAAATTTTACTGTTTATAAATATGTACATAATGAAGAAACAAGAGCCTCATATCCTATAATAAGTTTGGGAGATGTAATTATAAACAAAAATGACAAAGATGTTGAACTTTATGTAATGGACGATAGCGGAAATATAATGGACGGCTCGCCCGGACAAGAAACAGGTAATAAAATCTTGGCAGTTATTCCTAAAGGTACCCCGGTATCAAAAGAATATGTAGATACAAACGTGTCTGTTGTAGTAACAAATCCTGTCAGGAACTCTCAAATTCCCGGGCTTTCTTCGGAAGATTCAGTGATGGTGAAGTTTACGCTTGCAAAAGATGACAAAACCCCTGTAATTGAAAGCGTCACGCCTGATGTGGTAACGGTAGACGGCGGTGAGACAGTTACTATAAAAGGAAGTAATTTTTTGCAGGACGTTAAGGTTTTCATAGATGGCAAAGAGGTTTCCGGCATAAAACGTGAAGGTGACGGTAAGACAATAACATTTAAAGCACCACCGGGCAGGGAAGGTGCTACACAGCTTCAAGTAATGAATCCTGGCGGCGGTATTGCGGTAAAAGAGTTTAACTATGTCAAAACATATACCGATCCCAAGATTACCGATTTTTCACCTAAAATAGGTAATACCGGAACACTTGTTTTAGTAAATGGCGACAATTTCCTCCCTCCGGATCCAACCTCAACCGGCGCAACTACATCAGAAATATATAAACTAATAGGTACAAGAATACTTCTTCAAAACCGGGATATAAATGAATACAATACGGATCCTGAAACTAAGCATATCAAGCTTCAATATTATGCATCACCTGAAAACAATGAGATTTTGAGCATTGGTGAAACGGCTGACGGCAGAAAATACCTGCAAATGGCGGATTATTGGCATAGCGTAGTATTTGTTGATTCTTCCGGTAAGTTTTATACTTTGCGGCAGGATGTCCGGGGAAATGCTATACTTTCTGACGGAGTAAGCAATACTTACTATTTAAATTTAAAGTATGTTAAAGATGATAATAACGGTGACGGAGAATATAAGATATTTGCCTCAAAAGAAGGGGGCAGCGATTATCCTGTTACAATAGGAGCCGAAGCGATCAACAGTAAGGATGCAACTTGTTTAACTATTGGAGAATCTCCGCAAGTGCGGCTCTACATGCAGACCTTATATAAAGTCGATAATAACGGTATAATCGTCGGCAACAATGTAAAGGTTATCGATAAAAATACCATATTGTTTAAAGTGCCTGTGCTCACCCTAGGTGACGGCTATTATGACCTTACAGTGTTAAATCCTGATACTAAACGGGACAGCCGTACAGGTGCACAAGGCTTTTACTATTACACACACCCCCAATCCACGCCTAAAATCACTAATATTGTGCCTGACAAGGGCTCTGCCGATGGAGGATATACTATAGATATTATAGGTGAGGATTTTAAGGATGACGGCACAAGTAAAACAAAGGTGTTCATAAATGGTGTCGAAGTCAAAAAAGAAGATACAGTAGTAAGTGTTGACGGAAAAACCATAACAGTAAAAGTGCCTCCCTTTACGGGCGATTTATCCAAAGAAAAAGAAACAGACCGCATAACGGTTCCTGTAGTAGTATTAAATCCTGACGGTGCAAGTGCTGGCAAGGAAGACGGTTTTACATACATGGTGCCTACCAGCCATCCGCAGATAACAAGGATTGTACCTACGCAAGGCAGCGCAGCAGGCAAGGAAATTGTGGAAATTATCGGCAGAGATTTTCGATATTTTGAGCCTTATAGTGATGATAACAGAAATCAGATTAAAGATGAGAACGAGATATACCAGGATTTAAACGGCAATGGTAAATGGGATGATTTTAGTAATAAGACCATTGAAGAATTAAAACAAGAGTGCAAAAATAATAATATTGATTTTAACACGACAGTAATTCCGGTGCTTCCAAAGGTTTATTTTGGAAATAAAGCAGCAGAAATAATTGAATTTGCCGACGGCTATCTTAAAGTAAAGACACCGGCCGATACTGCAGGCAGTGTAGATGTATATGTGGTAAATAACGATTCCGGCATATCAAATAAAGTAAAATACACATATACTTCCACAAAACCTGCCATAACTCGCATAGTGCCTGCTGAAGGCAAAAAACATGGCGGCGACCGGGTAGAAGTATTTGGCTCAGGATTTGCAGAAAGTGAAACTAGAATAGTCGGAGCTGACGGTACGATAAAAACCACGCCAATGGTGCAGATTCGCTTTGGAAATATAACTAACCGAGATATTCCAAGAGAAGAAGAAAATTCCGGAAGGATAGATAATCAGCGCACTACCGTAAATTTGCCAGGAGGGCTTAAGGTCGAATATGCAAACGGCAATATACACCTTACGATTTTAGAAGGCGGTCGTGAATATGTGACGCTAAATCCCATACCTTTTGACGGAAGCCCTCTGTTTATATCTACAAGACTTTTAAAGGCAGAAGGTGAAAATTCTTATCCATATAATGAACTTATACGCCTTGAAATCATTGACCGAAGGCTGTTTGTAGAACGGGGCTATGCACCTGCAGTGGAGTTTTTAAACAGCGGGCAGCTTGTAGTCACAACCCCGGGGTACTATACCATTGGAGAAGTAGATGTTACCTTGATAAATCCGGACGGCGGAACAGCCCAGGGCAAGTTTACCTATAAACACCCAGACAGCAGTCCCTATATTACAAATATAACCAAAGAAGGTAAGTCGCCGGAGGAGGAAAATATCAACGGCAAAGATATAAAAGTATTATACTTGACCTATAAGGGCGGCAATATAGTCAGTGTCATCGGCGGAGATTTTAGAGAAAATGCCAAAATTCAGATTTCCAATGTGGCAACAATAGAGCCGAAAGATATAACCTACATGCTGCCGACAAAACTTACATTTACTATGCCGCAAGTGCCGGAAGATGCTGTGGGAAAACTACATAGGGTAGTAGTTATAAATGAAGACGGTGCATCAGCATCTTCTGACGAAGCAAGCCCTAAACCTATCTATATTATGTTTGTAAAGGGCGAAACCGCTCCGGCAGTGGCAAAGGTTACACCTGATAAAGGCCCTGCATCAGGAGGCACCAGCGTAAAAATCGAAGGTAAAGACTTTCGCGAAGGGCTAAAAGTCTATTTTGGGGAGACTCCGGTGCCGGAAGATAAGATACAGGTTATCGACTATAAAACCATACTGGTAGTGACTCCGCCCCATGCTCCGGGCACAGTGGATGTAAAAGTAGAAAATCCCGACGGTGAGCTGTCAAATCCTCACGGAAAATTTACCTATCTTAGCAGTCCTAAGATATCGGCAGTGGTAGACCCGGACGATCCTACAGAAACTTCAAGGATAACGAAAATTTCCGTAGAGGGCGGACAAAAAATAAAGCTTAAAGGAAATTCTTTCATACCTGGGGCGCGGGTAGTATTTGCCCCTACACTTAAAAGGATTGATGACGAAGAAGATATAACTGGCATAATTGTATACATCGATGGACTGCCATACCAGCTGCAAGGCGGTATTGACGGAACAGATGTAATTGTTGAGGATTCGCAAACCATTACTGTGGTAACACCGCCGGCAAAGCTTGACAGTAGAGGCGTTATGGTAATAAACCCCGACGGCGGTGCAAGCGATATATATGACCAGCTTGTATACGGGCTACCTGAGCTTACCGCACCAATGAATGTAGTGGCGGAACTTATATACGACCGCTACATTAAAATAAGTTGGTCAGCGGTAGAAGGTGCACAGGGATATGAAATATATGCGGTTGTCGATGATAATGAGATAGACTTTATAGGCACTACCGAGCTTACAAGTTTTATCTATAGTGATTTAGAACCTAATACTCGCTACAGGTTTGTAGTAAAAGCTTTAGGTGATTTTGGCTCATCGCCTCCCTCAGCCGAGAGTAATACAGTCAAAACCGGTAGAAGGGTGGGACCGCCTGATGAAGATGGCGGCTTAACAGATGAAACTAAAAAAGAGAAAATAGGGGATACTGTCCGAGTGACTGTCGGAACCGAAGACTATAAGAAAAATGTAACAGTAGATTTAACCGATACTAATTTTACCGGAGCTAAAACCGTTGTAGTCACTATTCCTGCACAGGTAGTATCGAAATCGAATGCCGGCGATATAACGATTACAGGTAAAGACTTTACCGTAAAGCTTAATCCGAAAGTATTCTACACTTCAAAGGTTCAGCAATACAAAGATAGAAGCGATGCCGGAGTGAGATTTGAAGTAAGTGCGGGCAGCGACAGTCCGGAAAGCGGTATGCGGACAGCACTTTCAGCACAGTATGTACTAGAGGCCGGATTTTATTTGGGAAGCGATGTATCTTATATTGATCAGTTGAATGGTGCGATAGAATTCGGGATGGATTATGATAAGACAAAAGCTGATTTGAGGAAAATAACAAATATTGCCCTTTATCGATATGACGAAGCTAAAGGTGATTGGGTAAATGTTTACGAAAAATATAGCGGTTATGATACGGTAATAAAGACTGTGATTTATCAATTGGGCAAGTACGGCATTTTCGGGACAAGGAGGTAG